TTTGCTCTCCTCAGCCTTTTTTCACCCATGAATATGATcacaaaatgtatcattttaatcAAAGCCCCTGATAAAAAACAGTAAAGCAAGCTCAACATGAAACCCTTCAACATTAATCCGAACCACTTACCACAACTCAGCAATATCAACAAATCTGTACTCttgtaaaattttcaaatgtcTCGATTCCCTTTATCTTTGTATCTAGTCATTACATTTTTGTATCGCATTTTAGAACCTAGAGATCCCTGATAGCACTGGTGTCAAACAGCAAAGCAACTCCCAAGATTCTTCTGTCTCCAGTTTTTTATCCTTCCTGGTCTTACCTCACCTATAGTATCTAGTTCTCCTCCTACAAACAGTCACATCCTCCTTACCTGTGTTCAAGTCCACACCCACAAGTTGACCTGACTCTGAATGTTCTGCTTGAACTTTAACTAGTGTTTCCTGAAGGTCAAAACCGGAGTTCTGAGCAAGAAcctaaaggaaggaaacagatttaTTTAAAAGACAGGACCTAATAACAGATATCAAGTCTACAATAAATGAACAATATTTCCaattaatagttaaaaaaaaacctttaatgaatgaaaacagaCCAGTATTTATATTCACTTCAGAGAATGACTAGGTATACACTACTGATCAACTCACTAATCCATCTCAAGCCCAGCAATACACTGGTCATAAGCTGTACCCTCAGATGCGCATACAATAGAAAAATCACAATATTAGTCTTagttcaaaacaaataaaacaaaaagcaagcttgtgagggagggagggaatacggggatatgtgtataaaaacagatgattgaacttggtgtactccccccaaaataaataaataagtaaaattaaaaaaaaaaaaaaaaaagcaagcttgTATTCAAGTATAACTGCTACACTGCAAACCCTCTTAAAATAGCTATCTCATGCCATCTGAAACTTCAGATATTCAAGCCTCCCCCCAGAAGAACCAATACATTCAGATAATGAGAAACACCTGTTCTAGCGTTAGGGTGAAACCTATTTATTCAAAGTTCACAcaatgaaaaaaacccacattagCAAAACAGTTTTCATCAGATGAATCACGTTGGTGTAGTTTCGAAAACTTTTAAAGCATTCACACCTTGGGAATGATGAGCAACGCATCAGCAAATGCTTGAACTCCAAGCTGGGCCCTGCCCTTTACGCTGGGCTTGTATTTAACCAGGGCTTCTGCCATTGCCACTTCCACTGCACCAGCACCTGGAACTACACAGCCTGTTgggtgaggggaagagagaaatgcTAAACtatcaaggaaaataaaactgtagcgtcaattataagaaaatatataagttaAAAGGCATACAGAAAAGCCATTAATCTGAGCATTCAGTATAACCATATTTTAATATTGCACTGGAAAGCAATATAAGCAACGTTTCAAACAGCAGAAGGATTTAACGAGCACATGGAAAATCCTGCAAGCTTAGTGttagttcatttatttgtatCCCCTTTTAACAACAGCATGCTATGAAAAAACTTAGCATACCATCATAGccattttaaagggaaaacttTACTTTTGCATGGTGTCTGGCTGTGTAAACTACTGATAAAAAGAACACAGTATTCAGCCATGCCTTTTGGACTAGCAAAAAGAATGTAATTTAAATACAGTGAGGATCTTACCATCATCAATAGCATTTTTAACAGCCCTCAAGCCATCTCTTATTGCATCTTTGATTTGAGTAAGTGTGTGCTTATTTGGTCCTTTGATCAATAACGTGACCGAGCGAGGATTATTACATTTCTCAATAAAGGTGAActtctcttctccctgtgtgaagagataacattttcaaaaacCAGGATATGGCTGTGCAAAGAATGACCAGAGGAGAGGGGCTTATGGAAGAATAAGTAGCATATTAATAGGGCACAGAACTGATCACATTAaagcaaataatttcttttaaaaagttgcatAAAAGAAATTTGATTTTCCCATCAATGGCTTAACACTATTACACATAAATCATCAAAATGTATgttaacaaagcaaaaatatcatCCTGaatttgaatgaattttttaacTACTGAAGAATTCATGAGCCAAACAGTAGtattattttggaaagaaaatacacTTACCAATGTATATTCATAGACAAGTCCTGCATGTCCCAAACAATCAGGATTTAGGTCATCAAGAGAATTTAGGGCTACCCCACCACAAGCAAGAGTCAGCCTGAAAGAAACATTCAAGTGTTTTAAGGGAGATGCAGAGGGATTTTAGTAGTTATGTTTAGAGATCAATAATTTTTAGAAAGCAATCTTTTTCAGAATTACATACTAAAATCATATTCCAAAATGAATTTTAGCTTAAGCCTTTCCATTCACCACCAACCAGCTGAAAACTGGCCTTTTCTCCTAACTCTCCATTTAAAACACTCTTCTCAAGTCAGCAAATACTTCCCTGATATGAAAGCTACAGGTgcatgagagtttttatcatggtGAGCTCTCTGGGAGAAAACTATTTCTCTAAAACCCTTAATGCTGTCTCTTGACATGGAAAAATACGTACAGTATAGGccatctcttaaaaataaaacaagtatatATCAACAGTCataggagcactatttacaacagccaagatacacACCCAAATAAATGCCCACTggcagataaatgaataaatgaaactaaaagtggTATacccatgcaatggaatattatccttaaaaagaaatgtgatcctgatacatgctacaacataaacTTTGaagattatgctaagtgaaataagccagacacaggacaaatactgcatgattccctTACATGAAAtaccaaattcatagagacagaaaatggaatagtatttactggagagggtgtgtgtAGTTATTGTTTATGAGTATAGACTTTCACTTTGCAATGatggaaaaaattctgaaaataaataatggtgatggttgtacaacaatgtgaatttaACCTAAtgacactgaactgtacatttaaaaacacaggtaaaatgataaattttatattatgtatgttATCAcagtagaaaataagaaaatcgCAAAAATAAGTGGGGGGGGAAGGAATAATCCAAGTTAACTTGCAAAATAAGTGAAATTCATGTCACACATGAAAGGTGTTATCCGTACCTTTCCATATTCCTCCTTTTAGCTCTGCGCAGAGCTACTATGCCTTCTTTTGCAAGAGCATCTAAGGAAAAGGGGTCAATTCCCTATAACAACAAAAGATAAGTTTCAGCATTTtaccttgaaaataaaaacagacacacactagcttattaaaacaaaatttctcaCCTTTTGATTAATAACAACAAATCCTTTATCTGAATCACCACAGACTTTCTTTTTCaggtctattatttttttaactctgtcTTCAATGAATTTTCTCTCAGCTTTCactagtttctctctctcctctgcactTTTGTAAAAAAAGCCAGAATTCACTTCTCtaaaaaagaagttacagcaAGGGGAGGAAACATTAAGCAAATAGTCACTGAGCTCCAATCCCACCCCGGTACGTTTTCAGAGGCTACTTCCCATAATTTCCCAAAACCCGGTTGAGGCATTGTTGTCTGTATAGtggagaaactgagtcacagaaaagTGGCTTGCCCCAAACACCAAGCTCTTCCACCTCTCTTCCCTTTTTAAGGAGCAATAAACTCACGTTTTTTCATATTCTAATGACACGTTGCATGTGAGGATGTATGCATCTTCTACTCTCTTTTTCATATCAGGATGCCGTGCCCCATGGTCCAAAACAAGACCTCTGACTAAGCtgttaaaacacataaaaattatattcttactGATTTCCAGATGGGGTGTAACATAtgctaacaaaattaaaatgctgaATTGAGACTGTATTGATAATTTTCACACAATCAGCTTTATTTCTTGAGCCATTTGAACAAGACTTTCAGGTAATACCTAGGAAAGTTCAATTGTGAAAAAGCAAAATGTGAGAACGTGACAAAAACAAGCCATTCAAATGAAAGTAACGACCCTCTTTTGTACAGAAAATTCTGCAGAAAAAGACACAACCGGTAGGCTATTAAACTGTGATCACctcctttaaaaaatgctttcaaactaggtctttgaaataattttctttaaaattccccAAAGTCTCCCATATGCTTTGTTTGATATATGCCAAATGACTGATATAGCTGACTTTTCAGAAccattctatgtataaatacatcatACCTTTAACTTCAAGAGGAAACATCGATACTACTAAATAAATTACTCACGTAGGCAATATATattaattcaaagagaaaaaaatcaggcaaaaaaTATGTACTGTATAAACTCCTTCAAGTTTGTAAATACTCAAGTATTTCACAGCATTCTACCACCTACCTTGTATCAGTTTCAGACTTATGTTTCATCTCCATGATCTCAACCATGAAGAGGTCAATAGGTTCATCttgctttttaatggctaaaatgGAGTCCACTACAGCCTGCAACAGGAGTATAACCATTTAATGAACTTGACTTATAGAAGCTGAGACACATCACTTATTCTTCAGAAGTTTAAAGTAGACAGCTTCTTGTCTATTAAAAATACTGGTAACAGGTGgctttttaataatgaaatctccattttataaaccCCTTTTACTGAAAGCTCTGATTATATCTTTATAACCTGGCCAGGTATACTATTATGAtgttctcactttattttttctttttttagggacACAGATCAGGTTATCACTGCCACAAAAATGAACCTACTTACTCCACACAGTATGAAACTGTGAAGACTTGAGATGGCACTCTATAATTGGAATTAGTAAGAATACTGCTGTTTCCAGTTGCCAGGGGTTTTCAGTATAGGTGTAATGTACCAGACACACACTAAATGTAACACATACCTCTGTTAAGACATCAGCAAGTTCAGCATGAACTTTAGTACGTAGAGATGTTCTGGCCACGTCTATCAGTGTTTCCCTGTCCATCTCTTTGCTTACTTTGACTTGTTCCAAAAACTGAAGTGCCTTTTCCTTTGCAGCTTCAAATCCTTCTGTAATTATTCTGGGATGAAGACCCTACAATAAACACACAATTACCACACCACCACTAACACCAGAGACCTTCAGTTACACGAAAGTATAAAGCAACTATAAAGTTCATAAAGCAAATCTATGAAGGGATATTCTGGATCATTCATACGCTTAAACACAATTAATATAATGTGCTGACTTTctgaatacatttaaaaggatAAATGGTCCTTTCAATGCAGAGGAAAAGAACAGACATTGCTCTAGCACAGAGTCAAAGCCAAGGGAACTATGAAGCACACTTGGGTGTTCACTGTGCAAACCGCGAGGGATAAGGCCTAAAATTCAAAACTGGGTCATAAACAGTTGCCAGTCAAGAGGACCACTGTATCTTTTCTATAGGTAATCTGAAATTAACTCACACCAtttactaataagaaataaacatggatgtatagcagaaactggcacaacagtgtaaagctattatactccaataatgatcgggaaacaaaacaaaacaaaaccagggagtctgctttctctcttcccaGAAAATTCCTCCTAACATCAGATTAGTATTCACTGAGGTTTGCTTTAATCTTGGAACTACTGAGGGCTTAAAAAGTTGTGGTATTCTTATTTAAATAACCACCTGTGAGGCCAAGGAAGATTCTTCAACTCATCCAGGATCATAGTACATTTGTGTCAGACTAGGATACAGACTTTGGTCCCAGATTTAACCCCATGCTTTTTACATTCTACTATATGCCCTCAGCTACTACTGGCATATCAGTTTGTATAAGTAAAACTAAGATTTTTCCCTTTACAAGataaaataacaacagaaacacGAGAATCATGTATACTTCAGAAATGTAGAGATCCGCCTGCTTCAGAAGCTCTCCAATAATTAGGACATTGGAAGTGGTACCATCACCAGTTATGTCATCCTGGGCTGTTGCTACTTTGGCTATTAAGGAGGCTGTTGGGTGCTGAATTTGCTGCaggtagagaaggaaaaaaaaaatccctgaaacaacttaaaaagaaaacagtccaAATATACCTTAAAATGTGAGAAGGGCTAATCTAGCTGCACAAAATGCCGAAGTGTACAGCTACGTATTACCTTGATTAAAAACTCACAATTAGCTATCCTGCCGGTTTATGATggtgaaaacattttcatatatgaACTGTTTACTTctcaaattatttccattttactgatgaggaaatgtGAGGCCCAGTTAACTCAAGGTGAGAAGAACAGGACATTTGTTACATTTGTCACccacaggttctttttttttttttaaagtaaatttatttatttatttattggctgtattgggtcttcgttgctgtgcgcgggctttctctagttgtggagcacaggctcagtaaattgtggcgcacaggcttaattgctccacagcatgtgggatcctccctgctcagggatccattggcaggtggattcttaaccactgggccaccagagaagccccaccCACATATTCTTAATTACAAAAGGCCCAATCATGGCAGCTGCACTGCttttgtcttcttattctctAATTGTGTACAGTTCTCCAGTCTTTTACATCTTTGGGACACTGGCAGTTTTAAGAATCTAAGCAGACTATTTCATTCAATTAGGTAAAATCAGAAAGTCACGTAGAGGTGGCCTTTCTGACATCAAGTTTAAACTATGACTCCTACCTCTCTCCGCTAGCACAGGCCACCACTTAACCCACCAACAAAAACAACACCTTCTAGGTTAGCTAATCCTTACTGCTGTTTGAAAAAGTAAAACCATCCTATCCCATTTTGCCTACCTGATTACATCAACTGCTCTTAGCTTTTCAGGTTTTAtcagaattttaataattaaaacccTTTAACGAAGGCCTTAAATGGCAAGGGTAGGGGATTCAAAAGTAAGTTTATTAGACTTCAGGGCTCCTCACTGTACTATACTGTCAATAGCAGTACCGATTACATTTTTTCTACTCCTTCCACTGTCTGGAAAACTACCTGTTGAGAGTGATGCATATCCAATAGTAAAGTCTTCCTACAAAACAAATGCACTACCGAAAACCAAGACATTTTGGAACTAATACAGCAGGCTCTCACCATTTCGTGAAGCAGCACATTTCCATCTTTAGTGAGCTTGATGTCTCCAGCACCAGAAACAAGCCTGTTCAATGGGCAGAAATGAATCACAGTGTGACTTTATCAACGGAGACCAAATTAGGAGGGCCATAAAAAATCGGGCTTTACCCTGATCCTCGGGACCTGGGGCCAAAGGGGTGGTTCTCTGCTCCTGGTAACAGGAATGGTGCAGTGCCCATCCCTTTCCACCTGGGAACCAGTTCTCAGGGTCTTTGAAGTCCAAAGCgcgggacggggggggggggggggggggcgccccgCACGCGGGCAGCTTTGTTCCCGGTGGAGATGTCACCAACCAAAACAAATAACCAGGACAAGAAATAAGACCGACCCGGGACAGCGCGGGGAAGAAGGTCCGCAGTGGCGACCGCAAAGGCCCGGAGGCGACGAGCCCCAGGCCTCGATCCCCGACGCAGGCCCGCAGCAGCGCGAGGCGCGCCGCGCCCGCCTGGCCCTCCCCGCCAGCCCCGCCTTACATCTTCATGGTGCCCTTAGGCCCCAAGTTGGTCCTCAGCACGTCCTGCAGCCCTCGGGCCGCGCTGATGTTGACCGCCAGCGCCGCCTGGGCTCGGGCCACTTCGGCCTTGGGGTTCAGGGTCTTCACCGCCGCCATAGCTGACTCAGCAGAAGAAAACGAGGGACCCCGCCGCGAGGAAAACGCAGCGCCGGTTCGGCGTGGCCGGGAGGCGCTATCCTGAGCCTTCTGGGAAAGTCGGGCGCGCTGGGCCCGCCTCCAGCgtgcccgcgcgccgccgccatTGGACCGCGGTTCAACCGGCGCCGCTCGTTGGGTCGCGGCCGTACGTGGCCCCGCCCCTCGCGTTGGCCGCGGCGCCATCGCGCTGGGGAGGAGCGTGTCCCTCCCCACGGCGACCAGGGCTCGCAGGGCACTCGTGTGGCGGCTGCCCGGGGTCCGGCTTTGCGGATCCCGGACCTGAGGACGTAGGCGAGGCGGGCTTGTTGGCCGCGTGCGTCAAGGCTTGACTGGAGAGGTGGCTCCTCTTTCCCGGAGGTCTCCGGCCGCAGGGTGTAGGGtgggcctcccccctcccccactcgcCACTTTTATCCCGGTCACCAGGCTTGTCTTGACTATGTGCTGTGTGCCGGACGGTGTTCTAGGTGTTGTGGGGGTTACAGAGAGAATCTGCTAAGGACCCTCGCCCAGGATCCTACGTGTTTTAGGCCTGGGGGAGATGAAGAGATACAGTGCGAGGTGGAAAGTGCTGGAAGCTTTTAGAAAGCTACCTGATAGGTGCGGTGGTAGTGGAGGAGAAGCAAGAGTCATTTCACCCTTTGGGCTCACGACACAGTGCTGAGGCTTGAGGCCTTCAAGGCAGGTTTGAAAACTCAACCTTGGTTGAGCAGTGGTGTCCTGCCTTTGAGAGGACTCTATTCTGAAAGGTGTCCACAATTGTTTCCTAATATCCAGTTCCCGTCTTCCACCAAGATATCAGGTTTTCtctaatgttttgtattttatttttatagataacTAAGTGTTCAGAATTAAGAAGGTGCCAAAGGGTATATGGTGAAaggtcttcctccttcctctagtTCAACTTCCTCCTGACATGTACCTTTAGATACACGATAGGTTACCTTTGGTTACTCTGAATTTCCCGGATGCTTTctgaatttctaaataaatatgtgtaaaaaTGTAAGGAATTTCCCCCACACAAAATGGCAACTTATAATACACACTGTTGGGTGTGTGACTCTTGGAGAGTTGGAGTATCTTGGAGACTGTAACATATCAATACAAATAGGGCTTTCTCCTTATTAACAGGTGCACCATATTCTTGGTAAGAATGACCTGATTAGGCAGTCACCTACTGCTTAACATTTAAAGGTTGTTCCCAGTCGGTCGCCTACTAAGGCTGCAGTGAATATCCTGGTATATAATGCATTTAAGTGGCTGTGTATATTAGAATCACAAAAACATCTATATAAGTTTGAGCTATACAGTAGAAGGAGCTGCGTGATTAGTTCTGGAGATCCTTGGTTCTCAAGAAGCATGTAACTTAGGGAGATAAGTAAATGACAGTAAAGTATAGGATATATTGTTTAAGGGATGAATGAAGTGCTCTGAGCACAAAGGTATTAGCTCTGACCATCAGgggaggcttcttggaggaagtaAGTTTTGAATGATACATAGAGTCTGcaggagaagagggctttggagAGTGATATCAGATAGAGAGCAGACAGTGGAAGGACCTGGCATACCCAGCGAAAGGTGGGTGCATAGAATGGAGGGAGAAAGTTTACAAGAGACAAATCTGGAGAAGTAGCTTGTCCTGACTGTTAGGGCATGGTTTGTTAGTTAAGAAGTCTGAGTCTAAGCCTGACAGCAGTGAGAACCCACCCAAAAAACTAGTGATGAAGGTAACACTGGAGGTGGAATGGAGGATGAACTAAGGGAGAAGACTGAGATAGGGCGGTCAGAAAGAAAGGTGTTGAAAAGTCCATGCAGAAGGTGATGAGAGCATATATAATGACATAAAAAGGGGCAAAAACATGTTCTAAATAGCATCTATAATATGTTCTCAGTTTTGTAAGCATTTCCCCTGCATCTATACAAAAAAGAACAGAGGACATGCATCAGAATATTAacgttggggacttccctggtggtccagtggctaatgctcccaatgcagggggcccgggttcaatcccagatcagggaactagatcccacacgcgtgccgcaactaaaagatcctggtgcagccaaataagtattaaaaaaaaatcctaacattaatgacataaaaaaaaatacagatatttttatttttgcagctCTCCCCCCCTCAATTTATGTATCCATAAAAGTGGGATCTGTAAGTATAgacatgaaaatatgaaatgtacAAAGTATGTCTGGGGtcttatatattcatatatatgattttataaaaatattaaatatttaggcgacttccctagcagtccagtggttaaggcttcttTCTTCCATTGCAGGCTGCACAGGCTcaatccctcgttggggaaccaagatcccacatggtgcagccaaaaaaaaaaaaaaaaattaaatatttatgcatataaAGGACAGGATATCTtcaaaatgtttaacattttgtttCTATCTTTGCCAATTTTATTTATAGGTGAAAAATTGTATCttaaagtgttttgttgttgttgttgttttagctgaggcttccaggatcttagttcccccaccagtgagagcatggagtcctaaccactggtccaccagggaactcccttaaagttttgtttgttgAGAATGAGGTTGAGCATATATCTTATATGTAAGAGCcatttgtagggtttttttctGTGAACTATGTCTTCTCTTTTCCTAGTAGATTTCTTGTGGATTTGTGAGAGCTCTTTATGTTTTCTGTGTTGCAGTTAATTTGTCCCAGTGCTATTTGTATTTTGTCTTTATGCCTTTTTTacaattaaatgttaaaatttttttcaagtagttagttgtatcatttttttttcttttacgtgTGTTTGAATTTTGTGCTGTACaagctgtacacacacacacaaaaatattttaaaatttctcccatgttttcttttgtatttttaaggttttgtatttcattttaatctttgattcatttagaatttatttcattttcgtAAGGAATGAGATAAGAAtatgtgataaaataaaaatatatatttggtctttgtccctggttcctcgAACAGAACTAAAACCTTTGGTTTTctgagtgataggagtgtcttgTTATCCTTTACAGTCTCCTTCAGAATATACTTGAGTCTGTGCTAATGCGGTGTGAGTCAAGGTAGGGACCCTAAATAgcctcaggatgggggctggtcactaGAAAGACCAAACATGTGGTTAGAGGATGGAAAATCTCAGCCCAGTGCCCCCAACCTTTGGGGAGTGGAGGGGAGCTGTAGATGGGTTATAAAAATGCTTGAACAGTGTGGGTGAGCACATTGATGTCCTGGTAGGGTGGTACATCCAGAGGGCATGGTAGCTCTAAGTCAGTCCCCCAGCACCTTGTCCTGTTCATCTCTTCCATTTGTGTGTGCCCGAGTTGTATCCTTTCTAATAAACTGCTAAACCTAAGTCAAGTGATTTCCTGAGTTCAGGGTCAGTCTCAAAATTTTTCAGTTTCCCCTAAAGAGGGGATTGTGGGAACTCCCATATCTGTAACCAAGTTGGACAGAAGTGTGGGTAGCTTAGGGACCTGCGACTTGAAACTAGTGTCTGAAGTGGAGGCActcttgtgggactgaacccttaactGTGGGGTTTGCACTAACTCcagatagtgtcagaactgaattgagTTGCTGGATGCCCAATTGGTGTTGGAGAATCAGAGAGAAGTTGGAGAATTGGTTATTGGTGCTTGGAAAAAACTCACACAGAacccaatttaattttttttccagaataattGTTTTCCACCATTAATGTGTAATGTAATTATTAGCATATGCAACATTCCCAGACGTATCTGGATCTAATTTGGACTATATTCAGTTCTATACTGTTGTAAGTACCAACACCATATTGTTTTGTTTACCATAGTTTTAAAGTATGTTTCAGAATTTGGTAGGGCCAGATGCTCTTCATCAATCTTTCTTCAGAAATTTTCTGGCTattttgcatgtttgtttttctttttaaataaataatagaattaatctagtttttaaaaatctctttttgaTCATAGGTTGCTTTCAGAGCGTGTATTTAAAGCATGTATAttactttttaagtaaaatacatattttaacagATGGAGTATTCAAATTAATGCAGTGGAAGTGGAGATAGCAAAAGGTCAGGGGCTAGAGGCTTTTCTGACAGAAAAATGACTGAATTTGGAAACCTGTGCTACATAGTCACTATTTCTAGTCTAGGAGTCTGAAGAGGTCAAGGAAATTCCAGAAAAGGGGCAGGTTTTGTATGGGGAGGTGAGGTAACTATTGATTTGGGGTAATGTTTCTTCTGTTGTTGGCCATTCATTCTCTGATTGTCtactttgttgcggagcactgtgCTTGGAGtaaacatacacatgaaaagagaAGGCCCCTTCAGAGACTTCCCAGTGTAGAGAGACAAACATAGAACAACATGTGTAATATACACAAGATACTAAAGACCTGTTATGATATGTAGAATCTCAGTGCCATGCTATTAAGAGAAGACTTCCTAAAGCAAATCTTTTTAactattgaaaaaatatatttgattttcttattagaaaaataatacataatcatTATAGAAAAAGTagcaaaagcaaataaatttaaaataaattcataatgtCATCACTCAGAGATGACcacttgtgatggttaattttttaaaattatttaatttatttactggctgcattgggtcttcgttgctgcatgcgggctttctctagttgctgtgagcgggggctactcttcattgtggtgcacaggctcctcattgtagtggcttctcttgttgtggagcacgggccctaggtgtgtgggcttcaatagttgcagcacgtgggctcaatagttgtggctcatgggctctagagcacaggctcaatagttgtggctcacaggcttagttgttccgtggcatgtggaatcttcccagagcagggctcgaacctgtgtcccctgcattggcaggcggattctttaccactgcgccacctaggaagtccatgatggttaattttatgtcattgTGGCTGGGCCATGGTACCCAGATATTAGGCCAAACTTTATTCTAGACATTTCTGTGCAAGgttttttttggataaaattaACATCTAAATTGGTGGATTTAGAATTTAAacattaggacttcctaggtggcacagtggttaagaatccgcctgccaatgcaggggacatgggttcaagccctgctctgggaagattccacatgccacggagcaactaagcctgtgtgtcacaactattgagcctgtgctctagagcccgtgagccacaactgttgagcccatgtgccgcaactattgaaacccacgtgcctagagcctgtgctatgcaacaatagaagccactacaatgagctgcctgcgcaccacaatgaagagtagccccctctctcagcagagaaagcccgtgtgcagcaacaaaggcccaacgcagccaataaattaaatacattaaaaaaaaaaaagctttaaaaaaaatttaaacattaaatttaCTGTAAAGCAGAGTATCCTACAATAATGGGTGGGCCTcctccaatcagttgaaggcctt
The genomic region above belongs to Hippopotamus amphibius kiboko isolate mHipAmp2 chromosome 9, mHipAmp2.hap2, whole genome shotgun sequence and contains:
- the CCT6A gene encoding T-complex protein 1 subunit zeta, which produces MAAVKTLNPKAEVARAQAALAVNISAARGLQDVLRTNLGPKGTMKMLVSGAGDIKLTKDGNVLLHEMQIQHPTASLIAKVATAQDDITGDGTTSNVLIIGELLKQADLYISEGLHPRIITEGFEAAKEKALQFLEQVKVSKEMDRETLIDVARTSLRTKVHAELADVLTEAVVDSILAIKKQDEPIDLFMVEIMEMKHKSETDTSLVRGLVLDHGARHPDMKKRVEDAYILTCNVSLEYEKTEVNSGFFYKSAEEREKLVKAERKFIEDRVKKIIDLKKKVCGDSDKGFVVINQKGIDPFSLDALAKEGIVALRRAKRRNMERLTLACGGVALNSLDDLNPDCLGHAGLVYEYTLGEEKFTFIEKCNNPRSVTLLIKGPNKHTLTQIKDAIRDGLRAVKNAIDDGCVVPGAGAVEVAMAEALVKYKPSVKGRAQLGVQAFADALLIIPKVLAQNSGFDLQETLVKVQAEHSESGQLVGVDLNTGEPMVAAEVGIWDNYCVKKQLLHSCTVIATNILLVDEIMRAGMSSLKG